The proteins below are encoded in one region of Effusibacillus dendaii:
- a CDS encoding DMT family transporter yields the protein MSKSKAFLLLVLANLFWAGNYVFGKYVIAQMTPLWMTFSRWLLALIVLLPIACLIEKPDWKQVGRAWLPLLGMALLGVIGYNILLYSSLFYTSSTNAALVNSLNPALIVLFSVLLLREKIKAVQVGGFVLSLFGVIVILTQGHVLQIFHTEFNKGDLLMLAAILVWTFYSILGRRLSSIPPVTATAVSAVFAVILMLPVALYQGIDLAKIGPLAVIGMLYIVLFPSIGSFVFWNMAVREVGPSRSGIFLNLIAVFTALISVILGEKLTAPQSIGGLLVIAGVCLTSGITDRKKSLPIDEQLQGKQSGV from the coding sequence GTGAGCAAATCGAAAGCATTCTTACTATTGGTATTAGCCAATCTGTTTTGGGCGGGAAATTATGTATTTGGAAAATATGTAATTGCGCAAATGACGCCGCTATGGATGACGTTTTCCCGTTGGTTGCTGGCGCTTATTGTACTGTTGCCGATTGCCTGCCTGATTGAAAAACCTGACTGGAAACAGGTGGGCAGAGCCTGGCTTCCCTTACTGGGTATGGCCCTGTTGGGAGTGATCGGTTATAACATACTCTTATATTCTTCGCTTTTCTATACATCGTCCACGAACGCAGCATTGGTCAACTCATTGAACCCGGCACTCATCGTGTTGTTCTCCGTCCTGTTGTTACGGGAGAAAATCAAGGCGGTGCAGGTGGGCGGCTTTGTGTTATCGTTGTTTGGCGTAATTGTGATTTTGACGCAGGGGCACGTGCTGCAAATTTTTCATACAGAATTTAACAAAGGCGATTTATTGATGCTTGCCGCTATTTTGGTATGGACGTTCTATTCGATTCTCGGCAGACGTTTAAGTTCCATTCCGCCTGTTACGGCAACCGCCGTATCCGCTGTATTTGCCGTAATCCTGATGCTGCCTGTTGCGCTTTATCAAGGGATTGATCTGGCAAAAATCGGGCCGCTTGCGGTGATCGGCATGCTCTATATCGTGTTGTTTCCGTCGATTGGTTCGTTTGTCTTCTGGAACATGGCGGTTCGTGAAGTAGGGCCGAGCCGTTCCGGGATTTTTCTCAACCTGATTGCTGTCTTTACCGCATTGATCAGTGTGATTCTGGGAGAGAAACTGACGGCGCCGCAATCGATCGGCGGTCTGTTGGTGATTGCAGGTGTCTGCCTGACATCGGGTATCACCGATCGCAAGAAATCGCTCCCGATAGACGAGCAGCTGCAGGGCAAACAAAGTGGGGTATGA
- the leuC gene encoding 3-isopropylmalate dehydratase large subunit yields the protein MAAPRTLFEKIWDAHVVHEEAGKPTILYIDLHLIHEVTTPQAFDGLRMAGRKVRRPDRTYAVMDHNVPTTDRSVPIADPISKQQLDALAKNCKEFGIRLADLNSPDQGIVHVVGPELGLTQPGMTIVCGDSHTATHGAFGALAFGIGTSEVEHVLATQCLPQSKPKTMEVRVNGKLPFGVTAKDLILGIIAKFGTDFGTGYVIEYTGEAIRGLSMEERMTVCNMSIEAGARAGLIAPDQTTFEYIRGRQYAPQGDAFEKAVAKWSELKTDNGAHYDNVVEFDATSLIPQVTWGTSPGMGTDITASVPNPADFSDATQRKAAEAALAYMDLKPGTPMTDIKIDRVFIGSCTNSRIEDLRIAAQVVKGKKVAPHVNALVVPGSYRVKEQAEKEGLDKIFLEAGFEWREPGCSMCLGMNPDILQPGERCASTSNRNFEGRQGRGGRTHLVSPPMAAAAAIAGHFVDVRNWN from the coding sequence ATGGCAGCTCCTCGCACTTTGTTCGAAAAAATATGGGATGCGCATGTTGTTCACGAAGAAGCAGGAAAACCCACAATTCTTTACATCGATTTGCACCTGATTCATGAAGTCACTACACCGCAAGCGTTTGACGGTCTTCGTATGGCAGGCCGCAAAGTTCGCCGACCGGACCGGACGTATGCCGTAATGGATCATAATGTTCCGACCACCGATCGCAGCGTGCCGATTGCAGATCCGATCTCCAAGCAACAGTTGGACGCGCTGGCGAAAAACTGTAAAGAGTTTGGCATCCGGTTGGCTGATTTGAACAGCCCCGATCAGGGGATTGTGCATGTGGTCGGTCCGGAACTGGGTCTTACCCAGCCTGGCATGACGATCGTCTGCGGTGACAGCCACACCGCGACACATGGTGCGTTCGGCGCTTTGGCATTTGGCATCGGCACCAGTGAAGTGGAGCACGTTTTGGCTACGCAATGCCTGCCGCAATCGAAGCCGAAGACGATGGAAGTCCGCGTCAACGGGAAGCTTCCGTTTGGCGTTACGGCAAAGGATTTGATTCTCGGAATTATCGCCAAGTTTGGAACCGATTTCGGAACCGGTTATGTGATTGAATATACCGGTGAAGCGATCCGGGGCCTTTCCATGGAAGAACGGATGACCGTTTGCAACATGTCGATTGAAGCGGGTGCACGGGCCGGTCTCATTGCTCCCGATCAGACAACGTTTGAATATATTCGCGGCCGTCAGTACGCTCCGCAGGGAGACGCATTTGAAAAAGCGGTTGCCAAATGGAGCGAACTGAAAACGGATAACGGGGCTCACTATGACAACGTGGTCGAATTTGACGCGACAAGCCTGATTCCGCAGGTTACCTGGGGAACCAGCCCCGGTATGGGAACAGATATTACGGCGAGCGTTCCAAACCCGGCCGATTTTTCAGATGCGACTCAGCGCAAAGCGGCAGAAGCAGCTCTTGCCTATATGGATCTGAAACCTGGAACGCCAATGACCGATATCAAAATTGACCGCGTGTTTATCGGCTCTTGTACGAACAGCCGAATTGAGGATTTGCGCATCGCCGCACAGGTGGTAAAAGGCAAAAAAGTGGCGCCGCATGTCAACGCGCTCGTCGTACCTGGTTCTTACCGGGTGAAAGAACAGGCGGAAAAAGAAGGACTCGACAAAATTTTCTTGGAAGCCGGATTTGAGTGGCGAGAGCCGGGATGCAGCATGTGCCTTGGCATGAACCCGGACATCCTGCAGCCGGGAGAACGTTGCGCTTCTACATCAAACCGTAACTTTGAAGGGCGGCAAGGACGCGGCGGACGCACCCATCTCGTATCGCCCCCGATGGCAGCCGCAGCTGCCATAGCTGGACATTTTGTCGATGTGCGGAACTGGAATTAA
- the leuD gene encoding 3-isopropylmalate dehydratase small subunit — protein sequence MEPFVKHTGLVAPLDRVNVDTDAIIPKQFLKRIERTGFGQFLFYDWRFDENGNPRPDFVLNKEQYKGASILLAQQNFGCGSSREHAPWSLLDYGFRAIIAPSFADIFYNNCFKTGVLPVRLPQEKVDELFARANATPGYQLSIDLEALTVSDNAGFSATFEVDPHRREFLLKGLDDIGLTLQHEDKIRQYEDKMAAF from the coding sequence ATGGAACCGTTTGTAAAGCATACTGGACTGGTCGCTCCGCTGGACCGGGTAAACGTGGACACCGACGCGATTATTCCGAAACAATTCTTGAAGCGGATTGAGCGGACCGGATTCGGGCAGTTTTTGTTCTATGATTGGCGGTTTGATGAAAACGGCAATCCGCGTCCCGATTTTGTGTTAAACAAGGAGCAGTACAAAGGGGCTTCCATCCTGCTCGCACAGCAAAATTTTGGATGCGGTTCGTCCCGCGAGCATGCGCCTTGGTCGCTGCTTGATTATGGGTTCCGCGCCATCATTGCGCCGTCATTTGCCGACATCTTCTACAACAACTGTTTTAAAACCGGCGTGCTGCCGGTCCGTCTGCCGCAGGAAAAGGTGGATGAACTGTTCGCACGGGCAAACGCCACACCCGGCTACCAACTTTCAATCGACCTGGAAGCCCTGACGGTGAGCGACAATGCCGGATTTTCAGCGACATTTGAAGTGGATCCGCACCGCCGCGAATTTCTGTTAAAAGGTCTGGATGATATTGGCCTGACCCTTCAGCACGAAGACAAAATTCGTCAATACGAAGATAAGATGGCTGCATTTTAA
- a CDS encoding sigma-70 family RNA polymerase sigma factor: protein MQDWQTEAEKKRQISEWVSLHGAAVIRTAFYYVKDQMVAEDIAQEVFLRAYQKFDAYRGESAAATWLYRITVNACKDYLRSWSYRKLVLMQPFAENVSERSAEQEAMNRMNRNELLCNAMRLPLKYREVIVLHYLEGLKRNSICIIRWIFRTRR, encoded by the coding sequence TTGCAAGACTGGCAAACAGAAGCAGAAAAAAAGAGACAGATCAGCGAGTGGGTGAGTTTGCATGGAGCGGCGGTCATCCGCACCGCATTCTACTATGTGAAGGATCAAATGGTAGCGGAAGACATCGCGCAGGAAGTTTTTTTGCGTGCCTATCAAAAATTTGATGCATACCGGGGAGAGTCGGCTGCCGCCACATGGTTGTACCGCATCACGGTAAATGCCTGTAAAGATTATTTGCGTTCCTGGAGTTACCGCAAACTTGTTCTGATGCAGCCGTTTGCAGAAAACGTTTCTGAACGTTCTGCCGAACAGGAAGCGATGAACAGGATGAACCGGAATGAACTCTTGTGCAACGCGATGCGATTGCCGCTGAAGTATCGCGAAGTGATTGTATTGCATTATCTGGAAGGACTGAAGCGGAACAGCATATGCATAATTCGCTGGATATTTCGGACGAGACGTTGA
- a CDS encoding acyl-CoA thioesterase produces MEAVLEIIVRSTEIDVNGHVNNAKYLEYLEWGREEWFEQNDLYYDRILAMGAQTVTVNININYRKECKQGDVLIIKTRPQKLGRTSFVLLQEIFKKNGELAADATVTVVTIDTETRKSRPVPAEIARLFPAS; encoded by the coding sequence ATGGAAGCCGTACTGGAAATTATCGTTCGCTCTACTGAAATTGATGTAAACGGCCACGTTAACAACGCCAAATATCTGGAATACCTTGAATGGGGCCGGGAAGAATGGTTTGAGCAAAACGATCTCTATTACGATCGGATTCTCGCGATGGGAGCACAAACCGTTACGGTTAACATCAATATTAACTATCGGAAAGAATGCAAGCAGGGCGACGTTTTGATCATTAAAACCCGGCCGCAGAAATTGGGACGCACCAGTTTTGTGCTGCTTCAGGAAATTTTTAAGAAAAATGGAGAATTGGCAGCCGATGCAACCGTCACAGTTGTAACGATAGACACTGAGACACGCAAAAGCCGTCCGGTTCCCGCAGAAATCGCCCGCCTATTCCCCGCGAGCTGA
- a CDS encoding glucose-6-phosphate isomerase → MPNLIEFDYSASNSFIDEKELNRLQPSVQTAHQQLHDPNGVWKGSTGWVHLPVAFHQRELVKIQTAARKIQSQSDAFLVIGIGGSYLGSRAAIEMLSHSFYNLLPADTRQTPQVFFAGQNISSVYLTHLLEILQDKEISLNVISKSGTTTEPAIAFRIFRDFLEKKYGKQGARERIYVTTDSSKGALRQLAEQEGYETFAIPDDVGGRYSVLTAVGLLPMAVAGIDVESVLAGAADAYHAYSTPLLEENDCYRYASIRNLLYQQGKTIEILVNYEPALHCFAEWWKQLYGESEGKDGKGIFPASADFSTDLHSMGQYIQDGRRNLFETVLFAEKSQTEMMIGHSEDNGDELNFLSGNNLQFINRKAFEGAVLAHSDGGVPNLVVRLPEISPYTFGNLVYFFEKACGISGRLLGVNPFNQPGVESYKKNMFALLGKPGYEDIKISLQKRLESSQPD, encoded by the coding sequence ATGCCAAATCTAATTGAATTTGATTACTCCGCCTCGAACTCGTTTATAGATGAAAAAGAGCTGAATCGGCTGCAGCCTTCTGTTCAAACCGCTCATCAACAGCTGCACGATCCAAACGGAGTGTGGAAAGGGTCAACCGGTTGGGTGCATTTGCCCGTTGCCTTTCACCAAAGAGAATTGGTAAAAATCCAAACTGCCGCCCGAAAAATCCAATCGCAGTCAGACGCGTTTCTTGTGATTGGCATTGGCGGTTCTTATCTCGGTTCAAGGGCCGCGATTGAAATGCTGTCGCACTCGTTTTACAACCTGCTGCCAGCGGATACCCGGCAGACTCCGCAGGTTTTTTTTGCGGGGCAAAACATAAGTTCCGTTTATCTGACACATTTGCTGGAGATTCTGCAGGACAAAGAGATTTCATTGAACGTCATCTCCAAATCGGGTACCACAACGGAGCCGGCGATTGCCTTCCGGATTTTTCGGGATTTCTTGGAGAAAAAGTACGGAAAACAAGGGGCCCGCGAGCGGATTTATGTAACGACCGACAGCTCGAAAGGCGCCCTGCGGCAGTTAGCAGAACAGGAAGGATATGAAACGTTTGCCATTCCGGATGATGTTGGCGGGCGTTATTCGGTATTGACAGCAGTCGGATTGCTGCCAATGGCAGTTGCTGGCATTGACGTGGAATCTGTTTTGGCAGGCGCAGCGGATGCTTACCACGCTTACTCGACTCCTCTGCTTGAAGAAAACGACTGCTACCGCTATGCGTCCATCCGCAACCTCCTGTATCAGCAGGGAAAAACAATTGAAATCCTGGTCAACTACGAACCGGCTCTGCACTGCTTTGCAGAATGGTGGAAGCAATTATATGGCGAGAGTGAGGGAAAGGACGGAAAAGGGATTTTTCCAGCTTCTGCTGATTTCTCGACTGATTTGCATTCGATGGGGCAGTATATCCAGGATGGAAGGCGCAATCTGTTTGAGACGGTTCTTTTTGCGGAAAAATCGCAAACGGAAATGATGATTGGACATAGTGAAGATAACGGGGATGAACTGAATTTTTTGAGCGGCAACAACTTGCAGTTCATCAATCGGAAGGCATTTGAGGGAGCTGTATTGGCTCACTCGGACGGCGGTGTACCGAACTTGGTGGTTCGTCTGCCGGAAATATCGCCTTACACGTTTGGCAATCTTGTGTATTTTTTTGAAAAAGCGTGCGGCATCAGCGGCAGACTGTTAGGCGTGAACCCGTTCAATCAACCGGGTGTTGAATCATACAAGAAAAACATGTTTGCGTTGTTGGGGAAACCGGGATATGAAGACATTAAGATATCTTTGCAGAAACGGTTAGAAAGCAGTCAGCCCGATTGA
- a CDS encoding CBO0543 family protein: MYFLFLFTFTWTWFLVYADKTRLREFYTAVMFSATLGLLTDLMMIHYLLWDYKGLPQSQFSTPLILDSSIYPVVTYLFLQGLPKTWVSMLKRTVTWSCFAVLFEWVTIHTGHMQHHLWWNLGFSFLSDNLIFICIIAIYCFTRPAYPQPPNSVR; this comes from the coding sequence ATGTATTTTCTTTTTCTGTTTACGTTTACGTGGACATGGTTTCTGGTTTATGCAGACAAAACCCGGTTGCGGGAATTCTACACCGCCGTTATGTTCAGTGCCACACTCGGTCTGTTAACCGATTTAATGATGATTCACTATCTGCTATGGGATTATAAAGGACTGCCGCAGTCCCAGTTTTCAACCCCCTTGATTCTTGACAGCAGCATCTATCCGGTAGTGACCTACCTGTTTTTGCAAGGATTGCCCAAAACTTGGGTCAGCATGTTGAAAAGAACGGTGACCTGGTCTTGTTTCGCTGTTCTTTTCGAGTGGGTCACCATTCACACCGGACATATGCAGCACCATCTTTGGTGGAATCTCGGGTTTTCTTTCCTGTCTGATAACCTGATTTTTATCTGTATCATTGCCATTTATTGCTTTACTCGACCAGCTTATCCGCAGCCCCCGAACAGCGTTCGGTGA
- a CDS encoding DsbA family oxidoreductase has product MGKVPLDRLAKQKGIEIEWKSFELRPEGVEVPEKSPEYYEQAWRSVRQFAARYGLQMNLNRQAKHSRKAHEGAKFAEQNGKSDEYHDAVFRAQFTEDKNIDDIDTLVNIAGQIGLDPQSFRQALESRQFEAQVLADTDLAAQYGISAIPCFVVGNRGVMGVQTEEALQRLLEGKDLYMDVE; this is encoded by the coding sequence ATCGGGAAGGTCCCGCTTGACCGGTTGGCCAAGCAAAAAGGAATTGAGATAGAGTGGAAATCGTTTGAACTGCGCCCGGAAGGTGTCGAAGTGCCGGAAAAATCGCCTGAGTATTACGAGCAGGCCTGGCGGTCTGTCCGACAATTTGCTGCCCGATACGGCCTGCAGATGAATCTGAACAGACAGGCCAAACATTCCCGTAAGGCTCATGAAGGCGCTAAATTCGCAGAGCAAAACGGGAAGAGCGACGAGTATCACGATGCGGTGTTTCGTGCCCAATTTACAGAGGATAAAAACATCGACGATATTGACACATTAGTGAATATCGCCGGGCAGATCGGACTTGATCCACAGTCGTTCCGACAAGCTTTGGAATCCCGCCAATTTGAAGCACAGGTATTGGCCGACACCGATCTGGCGGCGCAATACGGAATTTCTGCAATCCCTTGCTTTGTCGTGGGAAACCGCGGTGTAATGGGGGTTCAGACGGAAGAAGCCCTGCAGCGGTTGTTAGAAGGAAAAGATCTGTATATGGATGTGGAATGA
- a CDS encoding TIGR02679 family protein — translation MVSPSGRNTECLDFLRQPGLQRMWQLVRKKYESYGRVAGTIRLSGLREEERQALEGLFATNMLGRSDFRFRLAELERALQETRFQVSIKDCLCLLYGDEWMTRQEQREIEQRTWERFCRWALQFGGKEELKIWIEQLSAGLGGGYRVFLECYRDYCEKGDSPDWAIALGALQQLPARNERLPVFAARTTGDPHGLDRSTLAGRIFYWGMLALQSQYRLRSEPDVQESGRTSVQEDGFKETRSTVEADPTSDNTLESISQSEVIRAQYALSGIVLDDISSIVWVAGWGEYAKDPVALPLLAVERLDQAALPSVSEVFVVENPSIFGALLDRGLQTGSPLPFPLLCTSGQPSLAALRLLDKITDGQSRIYYSGDFDVKGLVMAIGLSQRYGSRFIPWRLDAETYRSAVRSHFPPFSEAEIQVLERMQVPWDDRLLEVMRESGKKVFQEQILDLLLKVWEERMG, via the coding sequence ATGGTGAGCCCTTCGGGTAGAAACACGGAATGCCTGGACTTTCTAAGGCAACCTGGTCTGCAAAGAATGTGGCAGTTGGTCCGCAAGAAATACGAAAGTTACGGGCGGGTGGCGGGTACGATCCGCCTTTCCGGCTTGCGGGAGGAAGAACGGCAGGCGCTTGAGGGACTGTTTGCGACGAATATGCTGGGGCGGTCCGATTTCAGGTTTCGTCTGGCCGAACTGGAAAGAGCATTGCAAGAAACAAGGTTTCAGGTTTCCATCAAGGATTGTCTGTGTCTGCTGTACGGAGATGAGTGGATGACCCGGCAAGAGCAACGGGAAATCGAACAGAGGACATGGGAACGGTTTTGTCGCTGGGCGTTGCAGTTCGGAGGAAAAGAAGAGCTGAAGATCTGGATCGAACAGTTAAGCGCCGGATTGGGGGGCGGCTACCGGGTATTTCTCGAATGTTACAGAGATTACTGTGAGAAAGGGGACAGTCCGGACTGGGCAATAGCTTTGGGAGCGTTGCAACAGTTGCCTGCACGTAATGAGCGGTTGCCCGTTTTTGCGGCACGGACGACCGGCGACCCGCACGGACTTGACCGTTCGACTCTGGCAGGGAGAATTTTTTACTGGGGCATGCTGGCGTTGCAAAGCCAATATCGGCTTCGATCGGAACCGGATGTTCAGGAATCGGGCAGGACTTCCGTGCAGGAAGATGGCTTTAAAGAAACGCGATCAACGGTTGAAGCGGATCCGACTTCTGATAATACATTGGAGAGTATTTCCCAAAGCGAGGTCATTAGGGCGCAGTACGCTCTCTCAGGAATTGTTTTGGATGACATCAGCTCGATTGTTTGGGTGGCGGGCTGGGGTGAATACGCGAAAGACCCGGTGGCATTGCCTCTGCTGGCCGTTGAACGCCTTGATCAAGCCGCGTTGCCTTCCGTATCAGAGGTTTTTGTAGTGGAGAATCCGTCCATTTTTGGCGCATTGCTGGATCGGGGATTGCAAACAGGATCTCCATTGCCGTTTCCGCTTCTCTGCACAAGCGGTCAACCTTCCTTGGCCGCGCTGAGGCTGCTGGACAAGATTACGGATGGTCAGTCCAGGATTTATTATAGCGGAGACTTTGACGTGAAAGGTTTGGTTATGGCAATCGGTCTTTCGCAAAGGTACGGAAGCAGGTTTATACCTTGGCGATTGGATGCCGAGACCTACCGGTCCGCTGTTCGGAGTCACTTTCCCCCTTTTTCGGAGGCAGAAATTCAGGTTCTTGAGCGAATGCAGGTGCCTTGGGATGATCGGCTTTTGGAAGTTATGCGCGAATCGGGGAAAAAAGTTTTTCAGGAGCAGATACTCGATCTATTGTTGAAAGTTTGGGAAGAGAGAATGGGCTAG